A genomic stretch from Solanum stenotomum isolate F172 chromosome 8, ASM1918654v1, whole genome shotgun sequence includes:
- the LOC125873246 gene encoding protein MIZU-KUSSEI 1-like — MKTIMAKSSQDLSSKKQFNWRTKVSNEEQQEDTSVKISSNTNNTKDGKTVTPLKLPEVSISKSPSLNTIHEEKRDDAKLIQESETSASASASTRRKAVVAKLKSVLTSLGKNRGNFQQGLGTKVVGTLFGHKNGHVHFAFQKDANSQPAFLVELATPISGLVQEMSSGLVRIALECDKTDEKKSTRLIDEPLWRTYCNGKKCGFATTRECGPKELQILKAVEPISMGVGVLPRNEEESDECDSGAVMYMRAKFERVVGSRDSEAFYMMNPDCDGAAELSIYLLRV; from the coding sequence ATGAAGACAATCATGGCAAAGAGTTCCCAAGATTTGTCCTCTAAGAAACAGTTCAACTGGAGAACTAAAGTCAGCAATGAAGAACAACAAGAAGATACATCTGTTAAAATCTCATCAAACACAAACAACACGAAAGATGGAAAAACAGTCACTCCTTTGAAACTCCCAGAAGTCTCAATATCCAAATCTCCTTCCTTAAACACTATCCATGAAGAGAAGAGAGACGACGCGAAGTTAATTCAAGAATCAGAAACATCAGCTTCAGCATCTGCATCAACAAGGAGGAAAGCAGTAGTAGCCAAGCTGAAATCAGTACTAACATCACTTGGTAAAAACAGAGGAAATTTCCAACAAGGCTTAGGAACCAAAGTTGTGGGTACACTTTTCGGGCACAAAAACGGGCATGTACATTTTGCATTTCAGAAAGATGCTAATTCACAACCAGCTTTCTTGGTAGAACTCGCGACTCCCATAAGTGGACTAGTCCAAGAAATGTCAtccgggttggttcggattgCATTGGAATGTGACAAGACAGATGAGAAGAAATCAACTAGACTCATAGATGAGCCTTTATGGAGGACTTATTGTAATGGGAAGAAATGTGGTTTTGCAACAACAAGGGAATGTGGTCCAAAAGAATTGCAGATTTTGAAAGCTGTGGAGCCTATCTCTATGGGTGTTGGAGTTTTACCGCGGAACGAAGAAGAGAGTGATGAATGTGATTCAGGGGCTGTGATGTACATGAGGGCTAAATTTGAAAGAGTTGTGGGGTCTAGAGATTCAGAGGCATTCTATATGATGAATCCTGATTGTGATGGAGCTGCTGAACTAAGTATTTACTTGCTCCGAGTCTAG